Below is a window of Ktedonobacteraceae bacterium DNA.
TGCAATCTCATAAGGGAGAGAAACGATGCAAGATACTATGCGGGCCGCCAGGATTCACCCGGGCGAACACACGTTTCGTATTGAAGAGGTACCTGTTCCCCAGCTCGAAGATGGCGATGTGCTGGTGCAGGTGAAGGCTACCGGCCTTACGCGAGGCGTGCTCTCCCTCTGGCGCAGTAGGGGCAGGATGCGAGTGCTTCCTACCATCCTGGGCTACGAGACAGCAGGGGTCGTGGCAAAAATCGGGCCAGGCGTTACCTCGGTTAACGAAGGTGACAGGGTTCGCGTTCACCCCGTCCTCTCCTGCCACAACTGTTATTACTGTCGTACAGACCTGGAGCCGATGTGCCCGGCCGTATCCGTAATGGGCGGAGCCGTGTACAGCGACCAGGCCATGCCGTTGTACCAGAAATATCACAATGGCGGGCTGGCCGAGTACATCAAAGTGCCGGCATGGAACCTCGATCCTCTCCCCGGCGCGATCTCCTTTGAAGTAGGCGCGCGCATTCATAGCCTCGCGGTCGCATTTCACGCTATCCGCATAGCACAGCTCAACTTTGGTTCAACGCTGGTTGTCAATGGCGCAACGGGCGGTGTCGGTTCAGCAGCAGTGCTATGCGCGCCACTTTTTGGCGTCACTCGGATTATCGCGATCTCAAGAAAAGCAGAAACGCTGGCAGTAACTCGCAATCTTGTGCCCGGCCTGGTCGAAACTATTGCCACCGGTGATCTGCTGGAAGATTGGGAAGCCAGGCAACTTTTGACAGAGCATATCCGCACCCTCAACAACGGGCAGGGTATAGATGGCGTCGTGGATTTCCTGCCGGGAATGCCCAATATAACCGTACAGTCGATATTTGCCATGAGGAAAGGCGGCAGCGCGATTCTGGCCGGCGGCAACTACGAGGAACTGGTCTTCCCCTATGGGCGCATTATGACGAATGGCTACACGATCAAAGGCTCCAACGGCTATGTGAGGCGTGATGCGCAAGAATTGATTCGCCTGCTCCAGGCGCGACGACTGGACCCTTCCCCTCTCATCACGCACCGTTTCCCCCTTGAAGAGGTGAATAAAGCCGCCGAGACGATCTGGGACCGCCGCGGTGATGTGAGGTTCGTCATCATTCACCCGAATGAGTAATCGGAATGGCCTTCGAGTTCTGACCCGGCATAGACGCTACAAGTTGCCGCAGGCTCTCCTCCGTTTGTCCTTCAAGCTCAAGCTGTTCAACATAGGGCGGCTGGTAGTCTTCTCTGCCTGTGGCCCAGTACACTTCAACGACGTTCCCTTCCGGATCAGCAAAATAGATGGCGAGCGCAAAGCCATGATTCCAGGTGTAGAGTATCTGCAAGCCACGTGCTTTTGCCTCGCGATAAAACTCGAGTAGTTCCCCGGGCGACTCGACGCGCAAGCCGATATGAGCGGCGCGAGGATTATCTTTGAAAAGTGCCAGGTCATGATTCTCTTCATGTGGGTTGCTGGCGACAAAAGCGTTGGAACCTGTTTTTGTGCCTCCAACCAGTTCCATACCAAACATTTCCTGGTAGAATTGCGCGAGGGCGGTCGGATTTTTCGCGGATAGGGCGACGTGAGCAAGGCGAGCTTTAGGCATGGTGTCTCCTCCATGAAATCAGGATTGCACGGGCGTTTCGAGCCGCCCAAGACCCTCTATCTCAATAGCGATCTCATCGCCGGGTCGCAAGGGTTCCTGTGGCCTGCGTGCATACCCTACGCCGGCAGGGGTTCCTGTGGCAATCACATCTCCCGGTTCGAGCGTCATAATCGAGGCAAGATGTTCAATGATTTCCCGCACCGAAAATACCATGTTAGCAGTGTTCGAATCCTGTTTCACCTGCCCGTTGACCGATAGCGTGATGAGCAGGTTCTGCGGGTCTGGCACAAACTCCGCGGGAGTGATAAACGGTCCCATAGGCGCGGAGCCATCGAACGCCTTGCTTAACACCCAATCGATACCGACGGGCGCGGGTTTTGTGATCCAATCGCGCACGGACAGGTCATTGAAAACGCTGTAGCCGGCAACGATGTGCAGCGCCTCATCACCTCGAACATTGCGCGCTCTTTGCCCGATGACTACCGCCAGTTCTGCTTCGTAGTCGGTGAACTCCGCATATTTCGGGAGAGTGAAAGGCTCACCCGAACCAATCAGGGTAGTAGTTGTGGGCTTCAAGAAGCTATACGGGTAGGCAGGTAATTTCATACCCGCTCCGCCGCTCATTTCCAGGATGTGGTCTTTATAATTGGTACCGATGCAAATCAGCTTGTGGGGATACAACAGTGGCGCACGCCATGATAGTTGATCGGCTCCGACCTGCGCGGGTAGAGTCCCGGCAAAGCTATCACCGGCTAGCCAGTCTGCGATGGATGCAAGTTGCCCTTTCCAGAACGGCCACCTCTCCATCACCTCCATGAGCGAAACCGGCGGATTCACCCGTTCCAGGGAAAGTGCTTGTTTCGACTGCACTAACTTGAGAAGAGATGACAGATCGAAGAAGGCATCGCGGCAATACAAAATAATGCTTTCGCGACCGGCTACAAGCGCGGTTCCAAGTTGGTATTTCAATACTCATGCCCCTCTTGGTCTTCCAGGCTTACGGGGACGGCTGTCAACACGGGGAAATATAGCATATTTTGTGACGACCGTCAAGATAAACTCTTGCTATTCCTATGATCGATGGCTTATAATCGTTTAAATATAGAAATTCAGTATACAATATCTTCATTTTGTTCAAGAAGAAATAAATAAGTTCTGAGCGAACCTATGCCAAAGCGAAACATTTGCTGATCGCTGTGCGTGATTACTGGTGGTGACGCCGGTAGCAAAATGTCCCAAAGCCTTGCGAAATTCACGCGGACTCACCGGTGCAAACTGAAGTTGTGCCATTCTACTCCCTCATTTCGATCAGCATATTCACCCCGGCTTAAGAAGTATTATAACGCTTTGCTGCTATGGATACAATCAAAAATAGCCTGTCTTTCCCGCAATGTGAAAATAAGTTCCCGAAAATAAAGAAAAATTGTTGCTTTTCACACAGGCATATGGTATCTTTCTTCTCAGAAAGCCCTCTCCATGAGAATCGAATCAGAAAGGTGATACGAACATGGACCAGATCAAAGATACTGCCACGAACGAAGAGAGCAACGAGACGAAGGCGCGGCCGATGACGGGGGATGAGTATCTGGCAAGCCTGAATGATGGGCGCGAAGTCTGGATTTATGGCGAGCGCGTCGAGAATGTGGTAACGCATCCCGCTTTCCGCAACACTGCGCGTATGATTGCGCGGTTGTACGACGCGCTCCACGACCCTTCGAAGCGAGACGTGCTTACCACCGGGACAGATACCGGCAACGGGGGCTATACCCACAAGTATTTCAAAAGCCCGCGAAGCGCTGATGACCTCGTGGGCGACCGCGACGCCATCGCCGAATGGGCCAGGCTCACCTATGGCTGGCTGGCGCGCAGCCCCGATTACAAAGCCAGTTTCCTGGCAACGCTGCGGGATAACGCCGAGTTTTACGAGCCCTATCAAGAGAATGCTCGCCGCTGGTACAAAGAGGGCCAGGAGAAAGTGTTGTACTTCAACCACGCCCTTGTCAATCCGCCGGTAGACCGCAATCGCCCGCCGGACGAGGTCAGCGATGTCTACTTGCACGTTGAAAAGGAGACGGACGCCGGCATTATCGTCAGTGGGGCCAAGGTTGTCGCTACCGGTTCCGCGCTGACACACTATAACTTTATCGCGCACTATGGCCCTCTACCCATCAAGAAGAAGGAAT
It encodes the following:
- a CDS encoding alcohol dehydrogenase catalytic domain-containing protein gives rise to the protein MQDTMRAARIHPGEHTFRIEEVPVPQLEDGDVLVQVKATGLTRGVLSLWRSRGRMRVLPTILGYETAGVVAKIGPGVTSVNEGDRVRVHPVLSCHNCYYCRTDLEPMCPAVSVMGGAVYSDQAMPLYQKYHNGGLAEYIKVPAWNLDPLPGAISFEVGARIHSLAVAFHAIRIAQLNFGSTLVVNGATGGVGSAAVLCAPLFGVTRIIAISRKAETLAVTRNLVPGLVETIATGDLLEDWEARQLLTEHIRTLNNGQGIDGVVDFLPGMPNITVQSIFAMRKGGSAILAGGNYEELVFPYGRIMTNGYTIKGSNGYVRRDAQELIRLLQARRLDPSPLITHRFPLEEVNKAAETIWDRRGDVRFVIIHPNE
- a CDS encoding VOC family protein encodes the protein MPKARLAHVALSAKNPTALAQFYQEMFGMELVGGTKTGSNAFVASNPHEENHDLALFKDNPRAAHIGLRVESPGELLEFYREAKARGLQILYTWNHGFALAIYFADPEGNVVEVYWATGREDYQPPYVEQLELEGQTEESLRQLVASMPGQNSKAIPITHSGE
- a CDS encoding fumarylacetoacetate hydrolase family protein; translated protein: MKYQLGTALVAGRESIILYCRDAFFDLSSLLKLVQSKQALSLERVNPPVSLMEVMERWPFWKGQLASIADWLAGDSFAGTLPAQVGADQLSWRAPLLYPHKLICIGTNYKDHILEMSGGAGMKLPAYPYSFLKPTTTTLIGSGEPFTLPKYAEFTDYEAELAVVIGQRARNVRGDEALHIVAGYSVFNDLSVRDWITKPAPVGIDWVLSKAFDGSAPMGPFITPAEFVPDPQNLLITLSVNGQVKQDSNTANMVFSVREIIEHLASIMTLEPGDVIATGTPAGVGYARRPQEPLRPGDEIAIEIEGLGRLETPVQS